A section of the Candidatus Caccoplasma merdavium genome encodes:
- a CDS encoding DJ-1/PfpI family protein: MKLSYLFLAEGFEEVEALTVVDMMRRAGMEIRTVSITGNKTVTGSHHIPVTADMLLDEVPFAEAEWLILPGGMPGSKNLGGCAPLVNALKAHAAADRPLAAICAAPFVLGVNGILENRAATCYPGFEEMLHGATVTGRMVETDGNIVTGKGPAAAIDFASTLIRKSQGDAVIEEVRKGMLLD; encoded by the coding sequence ATGAAACTATCTTATCTGTTCTTGGCCGAAGGCTTTGAAGAAGTCGAAGCCCTCACCGTGGTAGACATGATGCGCCGTGCCGGCATGGAAATCCGCACCGTATCGATTACCGGCAACAAAACCGTAACCGGTTCCCACCACATACCCGTTACGGCCGATATGCTTCTCGACGAAGTACCCTTTGCCGAGGCCGAGTGGCTCATACTCCCCGGCGGAATGCCCGGCTCGAAAAACCTGGGTGGCTGCGCCCCTTTGGTAAACGCACTGAAAGCTCACGCAGCAGCAGACAGACCCTTAGCCGCCATCTGCGCCGCACCTTTCGTTTTGGGTGTCAACGGCATACTCGAAAATCGGGCAGCCACATGCTACCCCGGTTTTGAAGAGATGCTGCACGGTGCCACGGTCACCGGCCGCATGGTCGAGACCGACGGCAATATCGTTACCGGAAAAGGCCCGGCCGCCGCAATCGACTTTGCATCGACCCTTATCCGCAAATCACAAGGCGATGCCGTCATCGAAGAGGTGCGCAAGGGTATGCTGCTCGATTAA
- a CDS encoding ABC transporter ATP-binding protein encodes MNTTAVIEGRRVTLGYREGKERAILFSDMDFSLYRGELTALLGINGAGKSTLLRTMSATQPCLSGEIRLGGKDLSALSEQERAQRIGVVFTEKHMAGGLRVHELVALGRYPYTGFFGRLDRHDRERVKEVMALAGIAHKRDAYLSQLSDGERQKAFIAKALAQESDVILLDEPTAFLDLPSRIETMMLLHRLAEECGKTILLSTHDVEQALVLADRLWLLSPQYGLECGVTEDLILSGRLDRLFPSDTIRFDPEHGSYYPLVHSCSPVMLRADNATLLHWGINLLNRNGFSCLIDKDKATSPGEEAARTSDKIPYISIEANDRITLTSGAKRLALDSFAALADAVKELKG; translated from the coding sequence ATGAATACCACCGCCGTCATCGAAGGCCGCCGGGTAACGCTCGGATACCGCGAAGGGAAAGAAAGGGCCATTCTTTTCTCCGACATGGATTTCTCCCTGTACCGGGGTGAACTGACCGCCCTGCTCGGCATCAACGGCGCCGGCAAATCGACGCTGCTGCGCACCATGTCGGCCACCCAACCGTGCCTCAGCGGCGAAATCAGGCTCGGCGGCAAGGACCTTTCAGCCCTCTCCGAACAGGAACGGGCCCAACGCATCGGGGTCGTCTTCACCGAGAAGCACATGGCCGGCGGACTGCGCGTGCACGAACTGGTCGCCCTAGGTCGCTATCCCTACACCGGGTTCTTCGGGCGGCTCGACCGGCACGACCGCGAACGCGTGAAAGAGGTCATGGCGCTGGCAGGTATTGCCCACAAACGCGACGCCTACCTCTCGCAACTCTCCGACGGCGAACGGCAAAAAGCCTTCATCGCCAAAGCCCTGGCACAGGAAAGCGATGTGATACTGCTCGACGAGCCGACCGCTTTTCTCGACCTGCCCAGCCGCATCGAGACCATGATGTTGCTGCACCGGCTGGCCGAGGAGTGCGGGAAAACGATTCTTCTCTCGACCCACGACGTGGAACAGGCTCTGGTACTGGCCGACCGCCTGTGGCTGCTCTCCCCGCAATACGGACTGGAATGCGGCGTTACCGAAGACCTGATTCTCTCGGGACGACTCGACCGCCTCTTCCCTTCCGACACAATCCGGTTCGACCCCGAGCACGGCAGCTATTACCCGCTCGTGCACAGCTGCTCGCCCGTCATGCTGCGGGCCGACAACGCCACCCTCCTGCACTGGGGCATCAACCTGCTGAACCGGAACGGATTTTCCTGCCTCATAGACAAAGACAAGGCGACCTCCCCGGGAGAGGAGGCCGCCCGCACAAGCGACAAAATTCCTTATATCTCTATCGAAGCCAACGACCGCATCACTCTCACGAGCGGCGCGAAGCGACTCGCGCTCGACTCATTCGCCGCCCTCGCCGATGCCGTAAAGGAGTTGAAGGGCTAA
- a CDS encoding TolC family protein: MRRLFIASIMSVMLFGQAQAQDIDDILRGIEANNAALRAQEKLDKAQRLEAKAGNMPEGPEVEYMHSWQKGGGEPVSEINVTQGFDFPSAYFARRKAVLAREEQLGHELNAFRQELLLEAKLLCIDIIALRQECLLLHKRAENSHRMARAMSKALEKGEVSSLEKNRADIEWANMQNQCGLKRVELKSALERLQNLNGGHAVVFTDSVFSIPEEVLPFEVMQKEYETRAPQLLALHAEKRGAEAGLKVSRSGALPGITVGYHHEIGGEEKLNGVIVGISLPLWKSRREIKRAKAQIEYADALLESERIDRESTLKELYGQYSTLKTTLERFVRIDLQQASAMKYINEAYRTGVLNETDFLSEINALYEVKLQRITLERDLHRVIAQINALNL, from the coding sequence ATGCGTAGATTATTTATAGCAAGCATCATGTCGGTCATGCTGTTCGGTCAGGCACAGGCTCAGGACATCGACGACATACTGCGCGGCATCGAAGCCAACAACGCCGCCCTGCGTGCCCAAGAAAAGCTGGACAAGGCCCAACGGCTCGAAGCGAAAGCCGGGAACATGCCCGAAGGTCCCGAAGTGGAATATATGCACTCGTGGCAAAAAGGAGGCGGCGAACCGGTCTCGGAAATAAACGTCACCCAAGGATTTGACTTCCCCTCCGCCTATTTTGCCCGGCGCAAAGCGGTCTTGGCCCGCGAAGAGCAACTGGGACATGAACTGAACGCATTCAGGCAGGAACTGCTGCTCGAAGCCAAACTGCTCTGCATCGACATCATCGCCCTGCGGCAAGAGTGTTTATTGCTGCACAAACGGGCCGAGAACTCCCATCGCATGGCCCGGGCCATGAGCAAGGCGCTGGAAAAAGGCGAAGTGTCGAGCCTCGAAAAAAACCGGGCCGACATAGAATGGGCCAACATGCAAAACCAATGCGGATTGAAACGGGTCGAACTCAAAAGCGCGCTCGAACGGCTTCAAAACCTGAACGGAGGGCACGCCGTTGTATTCACCGATTCCGTTTTCTCGATACCCGAAGAGGTATTGCCGTTTGAAGTCATGCAAAAAGAGTATGAGACCCGCGCACCGCAACTGCTGGCCCTACACGCCGAAAAACGGGGAGCCGAGGCCGGACTGAAAGTAAGCCGCTCGGGTGCCCTGCCCGGCATCACCGTAGGATACCACCACGAGATAGGCGGCGAAGAGAAACTCAACGGCGTCATCGTGGGCATCTCCCTGCCGCTGTGGAAAAGCCGTCGGGAGATAAAACGGGCCAAAGCCCAAATCGAATATGCCGACGCGCTTCTCGAAAGCGAACGCATCGACAGGGAATCGACCCTGAAAGAGCTATACGGACAATACTCCACGCTGAAAACCACGCTCGAACGATTTGTCCGCATCGACCTGCAACAGGCATCGGCCATGAAATACATCAACGAAGCCTATCGCACCGGGGTGCTCAACGAGACCGATTTCCTGAGCGAGATAAACGCACTCTACGAAGTAAAGCTGCAACGCATCACCCTCGAACGCGACCTGCACAGGGTCATTGCCCAAATCAACGCGCTGAACCTTTAA
- a CDS encoding ABC transporter substrate-binding protein: MTRSRITAFCCLLFLALATLSCQNGTTADNNGRSTEIKYAEGFEITRHAGYTIADVRNPWDTTRLLHRYVLVDKKADLPADLPAGTVVRTPVDRTIVYSAVHGTMLDELGAAGCIAGVCESEYIANTTLRAALSERRIIDVGNSFAPDVEKIIALAPEAIFTSPFENCGYGRVEKLNVPLIECADYMENTPLGRAEWIRFIGLFVDREAQADSLFDEIEKAYLNLGQCVTGVKTRPTVVAEKKTGATWFVPGGKSYMARLFADAGADYLWKDDHHAGSLALTFESVFDRAAEADFWLFKYSAPDSMTRQTLASEYAPYTRFKAFSEGHIYGCNLSHNHFFEEVPLHPDLLLKDFILIFHPELLPGETCRYHHRLQP, translated from the coding sequence ATGACACGTTCCCGCATCACCGCATTTTGCTGCCTCTTGTTTCTCGCGTTGGCCACCCTCTCCTGCCAAAACGGAACGACGGCCGACAACAACGGCAGAAGTACGGAAATAAAATATGCCGAAGGGTTTGAGATAACCCGCCATGCCGGCTACACGATAGCCGACGTGCGCAACCCGTGGGACACGACCCGCCTGCTGCACCGCTATGTACTGGTCGACAAAAAGGCCGACCTGCCGGCCGACCTCCCCGCGGGAACCGTGGTGCGCACGCCGGTCGACCGCACGATTGTCTACTCGGCCGTGCACGGCACCATGCTCGACGAACTGGGTGCGGCCGGCTGCATCGCGGGCGTGTGCGAATCGGAATACATCGCCAACACGACCCTGCGCGCGGCACTGTCGGAGCGACGCATCATCGACGTGGGCAACTCGTTTGCTCCCGATGTGGAGAAAATCATTGCCCTCGCACCCGAGGCTATCTTCACCTCGCCCTTTGAGAACTGCGGATACGGACGTGTCGAAAAACTGAACGTGCCCCTCATCGAATGTGCCGACTACATGGAGAACACCCCCTTGGGACGCGCCGAGTGGATACGGTTCATCGGCTTGTTTGTCGACCGGGAAGCGCAAGCCGACTCCCTTTTCGACGAAATCGAAAAAGCCTACCTCAATCTCGGGCAATGTGTCACGGGCGTAAAAACCCGTCCTACCGTGGTTGCCGAGAAGAAAACCGGGGCGACGTGGTTTGTGCCGGGCGGGAAGAGCTACATGGCGCGCCTGTTTGCCGATGCCGGCGCCGACTATCTCTGGAAAGACGACCACCATGCCGGGTCGTTGGCGCTGACCTTCGAATCGGTCTTCGACCGAGCCGCAGAAGCCGACTTTTGGTTGTTTAAATATTCGGCCCCCGACAGCATGACACGGCAAACCCTGGCATCGGAATATGCCCCATATACCCGTTTCAAAGCCTTTTCCGAAGGTCACATCTACGGCTGCAACCTCTCCCACAACCATTTTTTCGAAGAGGTGCCGCTTCACCCCGACCTGCTTCTGAAAGATTTCATTCTCATTTTTCACCCCGAGCTCCTGCCCGGTGAAACATGTCGCTATCACCATCGCCTGCAACCATGA
- a CDS encoding TIGR01212 family radical SAM protein (This family includes YhcC from E. coli K-12, an uncharacterized radical SAM protein.), with the protein MAADASRPLYADMGSYLAARFPYKVQKISLHAGFSCPNRDGTKGRGGCTYCNNQTFSPDYCHTGRSITEQLDEGIAFFARKYPDMKYLAYFQAYTNTYGATPYLAACYEEALAHEGVVGLIIGTRPDCMPPDLLAYLSDLARDRYLMAEYGIESTCDETLVRVNRGHDYASAVDAVRRTAEAGIPVGAHMILGLPGESRETILSHAGRLSALPLTMVKLHQLQLIRGTRLAQEYEQGLADIYPYTVTEYVDLAIDFIERLRPDIVVERFVSQSPDALLIAPRWGLKNHEFTARLLQRMRERNTWQGRLWTE; encoded by the coding sequence ATGGCGGCAGATGCTTCTCGACCGCTTTATGCCGACATGGGCAGCTACCTGGCCGCCCGGTTTCCCTATAAGGTACAGAAAATCTCGCTTCATGCGGGATTTTCTTGTCCCAACCGCGACGGTACCAAAGGACGCGGCGGCTGCACCTATTGCAACAACCAGACGTTCAGCCCCGATTACTGCCACACCGGGCGGAGCATTACCGAACAGCTCGACGAGGGTATCGCTTTCTTCGCCCGCAAGTATCCCGACATGAAATACCTGGCCTATTTTCAGGCTTACACCAATACCTACGGGGCCACACCTTATCTGGCGGCCTGCTACGAGGAGGCGTTGGCACACGAAGGGGTGGTGGGGCTCATCATCGGCACGCGACCCGACTGCATGCCGCCCGACCTGCTTGCCTATCTCTCCGACCTGGCACGCGACCGTTATCTCATGGCGGAGTATGGCATCGAGAGCACCTGCGACGAGACGCTGGTGCGCGTCAACCGGGGCCACGACTACGCCTCGGCCGTCGATGCCGTGCGACGCACGGCCGAAGCCGGCATACCTGTGGGGGCGCACATGATATTGGGTCTGCCCGGCGAGAGCCGCGAAACGATACTTTCTCATGCCGGACGTCTGTCGGCCCTTCCCCTCACGATGGTCAAACTGCACCAGTTGCAGCTCATTCGGGGCACCCGGCTGGCCCAGGAATATGAGCAGGGTCTGGCCGACATATATCCCTACACCGTGACGGAGTATGTCGACCTGGCCATCGACTTCATCGAGCGGCTGCGCCCCGACATCGTCGTCGAGAGGTTTGTCTCCCAGTCGCCCGATGCGCTGCTTATCGCGCCGCGCTGGGGCTTGAAGAACCACGAGTTTACGGCACGCCTCCTGCAACGTATGCGCGAGCGGAATACCTGGCAGGGACGCCTTTGGACGGAATGA
- a CDS encoding dipeptidase — translation MDINSYIEAHSARFFEELFSLIRIPSISSDSSRRADMEACAARWRELLLAAGVDRAEVMPTSAAPVVFAEKIIDPAWPTVLVYGHYDVMPVEPLSLWKTEPFEPVVKDGILYARGADDDKGQSFLQLKAFEYALHEGLLRCNVKFIIEGGEEIGSPGVEEFCREHTDLLKADIILVSDTSMVGADIPSITTGLRGLSYWQVEVTGPNHDLHSGIFGGAVANPVNVLCKMIAALTDADGRITLPGFYDDVEEVSREERDMLGAVPYDEEKYKANVGVKALFGEKGYTTLERTAIRPTFDVCGIWGGYTGEGAKTVLPSKAYAKLSCRLVPHQQHHKIEQLMIDHFNRTAPDTVQVKIEAIHGGESYVCPIDLPAYKAAEKGYEEAFGKRPLAVRRGGSIPIIAVFEQVLGIKSILMGFGLESDATHSPNENIPVDILHKGIVAIVGFYKNFGH, via the coding sequence ATGGACATCAACTCTTACATCGAGGCTCATAGTGCCCGATTCTTTGAAGAACTCTTTTCGCTCATTCGCATTCCCTCCATCAGTTCCGACTCTTCCCGCCGGGCCGACATGGAGGCTTGCGCCGCCCGTTGGCGGGAGTTGTTGCTGGCTGCCGGTGTCGACCGTGCCGAGGTGATGCCCACGTCGGCCGCACCGGTTGTTTTTGCCGAGAAGATAATCGACCCGGCTTGGCCTACGGTTCTCGTTTACGGCCACTACGATGTGATGCCGGTAGAGCCCCTCTCGTTGTGGAAGACCGAGCCTTTCGAGCCGGTTGTCAAGGACGGGATTCTCTACGCCCGCGGGGCCGACGACGACAAAGGTCAATCGTTTCTCCAACTCAAAGCCTTTGAATACGCCCTTCACGAGGGCCTCTTGCGCTGCAATGTGAAATTTATCATCGAGGGCGGCGAGGAGATAGGTTCGCCCGGAGTGGAGGAGTTCTGCCGCGAACATACCGACCTGCTCAAAGCCGACATCATTCTGGTTTCCGACACCAGCATGGTGGGAGCCGATATTCCCTCCATCACGACCGGATTGCGGGGCTTGTCTTACTGGCAGGTCGAGGTGACGGGCCCCAATCACGACCTGCACTCGGGTATCTTCGGCGGGGCGGTGGCCAATCCCGTGAATGTGCTCTGCAAGATGATTGCCGCACTGACCGACGCCGACGGCCGCATTACCCTGCCCGGCTTCTACGACGATGTCGAAGAGGTGTCGCGCGAAGAGCGCGATATGCTGGGGGCGGTTCCCTATGACGAGGAAAAATACAAGGCCAATGTAGGGGTAAAGGCCCTTTTCGGAGAGAAAGGTTACACGACGCTCGAACGCACGGCCATACGCCCCACCTTTGATGTGTGCGGTATTTGGGGCGGCTACACGGGCGAGGGCGCCAAGACGGTACTTCCCTCCAAAGCCTATGCCAAACTCTCGTGCCGTCTGGTGCCGCACCAGCAGCACCACAAGATTGAGCAGCTGATGATCGACCACTTCAACCGCACGGCACCCGATACCGTGCAGGTGAAGATAGAGGCCATACACGGTGGCGAGAGCTATGTGTGCCCCATCGACCTGCCGGCCTACAAGGCGGCCGAGAAAGGCTACGAGGAGGCTTTCGGCAAACGTCCGCTGGCTGTGCGCCGGGGGGGCAGCATACCCATCATTGCCGTCTTTGAGCAGGTGCTGGGCATCAAGTCGATACTCATGGGCTTCGGCCTCGAAAGCGATGCCACCCATTCGCCCAACGAGAACATTCCCGTCGATATCCTGCACAAAGGTATCGTGGCCATTGTCGGATTCTATAAAAACTTCGGACACTGA
- a CDS encoding iron ABC transporter permease: MKPRTFLLLATALTLLLVLANLAWGSVKIPLDAVIDICLGKSSEKPGWDFIVLQSRLPQAITALLAGASLATAGLMLQTAFNNPLAGPSILGVNSGAGLGVAIVMLLLGGSIGSSSFMLSGTLAVLTGAMTGAIVVLGVIIAFASMVKSNVMLLIIGIMVGYITSSAISLLNFFATAEGVFSYTIWGLGDFSGISMAQMPFFAIATLIGLVGALLLIKPLDALLLGERYAANLGVNVRLTRIGLLLCTGWLTAVVTAYCGPIAFIGLAVPHIARLLLQSSNHRWVVPATMLTGSVVALLCNLLCVLPGELGIIPLNAVTPLFGAPVIIYVIVNQRKIQYFN; the protein is encoded by the coding sequence ATGAAACCCCGCACTTTTCTACTCCTTGCAACCGCACTCACGCTCCTGCTCGTGCTGGCCAATCTGGCATGGGGGTCGGTAAAAATCCCCCTCGACGCCGTTATTGACATCTGCCTGGGCAAAAGCTCGGAAAAACCGGGCTGGGATTTCATCGTGCTGCAATCGCGATTGCCCCAAGCCATCACGGCACTCCTTGCCGGCGCCTCGCTGGCCACGGCCGGACTTATGTTGCAGACGGCCTTCAACAACCCGTTGGCCGGGCCGTCGATACTGGGCGTGAACTCGGGAGCCGGACTGGGTGTAGCCATTGTCATGCTCCTGCTCGGCGGGAGCATCGGAAGCAGCAGTTTCATGCTCTCGGGCACCTTGGCGGTACTCACCGGCGCCATGACCGGCGCCATCGTGGTGCTGGGCGTCATCATTGCGTTCGCCTCGATGGTGAAAAGCAACGTCATGCTGCTCATCATCGGCATCATGGTCGGATATATCACCTCATCGGCCATCTCGCTGCTCAACTTTTTCGCCACGGCCGAAGGGGTCTTTTCCTATACCATCTGGGGGCTGGGCGATTTCTCGGGCATATCGATGGCACAAATGCCGTTCTTCGCCATAGCCACACTCATCGGGCTCGTCGGCGCCCTGCTGCTCATCAAGCCGCTCGATGCCTTGTTGCTGGGCGAACGCTATGCCGCCAACCTAGGCGTGAACGTACGCCTCACCCGCATCGGGTTGCTCCTCTGCACAGGCTGGCTCACCGCCGTCGTGACGGCATATTGCGGGCCCATCGCCTTCATCGGGCTGGCCGTCCCGCACATCGCCCGACTGCTGCTGCAATCGTCGAACCACCGTTGGGTCGTTCCGGCCACCATGCTCACGGGCAGCGTCGTGGCATTGCTGTGCAACCTGCTTTGCGTCCTGCCGGGCGAACTCGGCATTATCCCGCTCAACGCCGTGACACCGCTCTTCGGCGCGCCGGTGATTATCTATGTCATTGTGAACCAACGGAAAATTCAATATTTCAACTGA
- the lpxB gene encoding lipid-A-disaccharide synthase, which produces MKYYLIAGEASGDLHAAHLMRAILENDPQADFRFWGGDAMQQVGGTLVRHYREMAYMGFVQVALHLGQVLRNIALCKNDLAAYRPDVLILVDYPGFNLKIARYAKETLHLPVHYYISPKIWAWKEHRIVGIKRYVDRMYSILPFEVEFYRRHDYEVDYVGNPTVDELSSRRDADETFAHFTAENHLPDKPIIALLPGSRLAEIKDNLRIMIAAASAFPDYQMVIAGAPGVTPSFYDPYRSDGRVSIVFGKTYRLLQQARAALVTSGTATLETALLRVPQVVGYYMRGGQFTYSLFRPMIKVDYVSLVNLIADAPVVPELLVHHFSPDEARRHLAPLLDDTPERAAMLRGYDEMAARLGEPGAPERAARLIVESLTARSR; this is translated from the coding sequence ATGAAATATTATCTCATTGCCGGTGAAGCCTCGGGCGACCTGCACGCCGCCCATCTCATGCGGGCTATTCTTGAAAATGACCCGCAGGCCGATTTCCGCTTTTGGGGCGGTGATGCCATGCAGCAGGTCGGCGGCACGTTGGTGCGCCACTACCGCGAGATGGCCTATATGGGATTTGTGCAGGTGGCTTTGCACCTCGGTCAGGTGTTGCGCAACATTGCCTTGTGCAAGAACGATTTGGCGGCTTATCGCCCCGATGTGTTGATTTTGGTCGACTATCCCGGTTTCAACTTGAAGATAGCCCGGTATGCCAAGGAGACGTTGCATCTGCCGGTACATTATTATATCTCGCCCAAGATATGGGCATGGAAGGAGCATCGCATCGTAGGGATAAAGCGGTATGTCGACCGCATGTATTCGATATTGCCCTTTGAGGTGGAGTTCTATCGCCGGCATGACTATGAGGTCGATTATGTGGGGAATCCCACGGTCGATGAGTTGTCGTCGCGTCGCGATGCCGATGAGACTTTTGCTCACTTCACGGCCGAGAATCATCTGCCCGACAAGCCGATTATCGCCCTCCTGCCCGGCAGCCGGCTGGCCGAGATTAAAGACAACCTGCGCATCATGATTGCCGCGGCTTCGGCGTTTCCCGATTATCAGATGGTGATTGCCGGCGCACCCGGTGTCACGCCCTCGTTTTATGACCCCTATCGGAGCGACGGTCGGGTGTCGATTGTTTTCGGGAAGACCTATCGGCTCCTCCAACAGGCTCGGGCGGCGCTGGTGACTTCGGGAACCGCCACGCTCGAAACGGCTCTGCTGCGCGTGCCCCAAGTGGTCGGCTACTATATGCGCGGCGGGCAGTTTACCTATTCGCTGTTCCGTCCCATGATAAAGGTCGATTATGTTTCGCTGGTCAATCTCATTGCCGATGCGCCCGTGGTGCCCGAATTGCTGGTGCACCACTTCTCGCCCGACGAGGCACGCCGCCATCTGGCGCCTCTGCTCGACGACACTCCCGAGCGTGCCGCCATGTTGCGCGGATACGATGAGATGGCCGCCCGTCTCGGAGAGCCCGGTGCGCCCGAACGTGCCGCCCGTCTCATCGTGGAGAGTCTGACGGCGCGGAGCCGTTAG
- the aroC gene encoding chorismate synthase, whose translation MNSFGNIFRLTTFGESHGKGVGGVVDGMPAGIEIDTAYIQQELDRRRPGQSSIVTARKESDSVEILSGVFEGRTTGTPIGFVVYNQDQHSSDYDNLRACYRPSHADYTYTMKYGLRDHRGGGRSSARETLSRCVAGALAKAALAHLGIRVCAYTSQVGSIALPGCYTDYDLTRIDDNIVRCPDAETARRMIELISAVKADGDTIGGVITGVVQGVPVGLGEPVFNKLHADLGAAMLGINAVKGFEYGMGFEGVQYRGSQMNDAFVVRDGRVSTATNHSGGIQGGISNGQDIYFRVAFKPVATLLRDVETIDRDGNSVVVKARGRHDPCVLPRAVPVVEAMAAMVVLDHYLMNKTKHL comes from the coding sequence ATGAACAGTTTTGGAAATATATTCCGGCTCACCACGTTCGGCGAATCCCACGGAAAAGGAGTGGGTGGCGTAGTCGATGGTATGCCGGCCGGTATAGAGATTGATACCGCATACATACAGCAGGAACTCGACCGCCGTCGTCCCGGGCAGTCGTCGATTGTTACGGCCCGCAAGGAGAGCGACAGCGTGGAGATTCTTTCCGGCGTTTTCGAGGGGCGCACGACGGGTACGCCGATAGGTTTTGTGGTCTATAATCAGGACCAGCATTCGTCCGACTACGACAACCTGCGCGCCTGTTACCGGCCCTCGCATGCCGACTATACCTATACGATGAAATACGGCCTTCGCGACCATCGGGGCGGCGGACGCTCTTCGGCGCGTGAGACCCTCTCCCGTTGTGTGGCGGGAGCCTTGGCCAAGGCCGCCTTGGCGCATCTCGGCATTCGCGTGTGTGCCTATACTTCGCAGGTGGGCTCCATAGCGTTGCCGGGCTGTTATACCGATTATGATTTGACCCGCATCGACGACAACATCGTGCGTTGTCCCGACGCCGAGACCGCCCGGCGCATGATCGAGCTCATCTCTGCGGTGAAGGCCGACGGCGATACCATAGGCGGTGTTATTACCGGCGTCGTACAAGGCGTGCCCGTAGGATTGGGCGAGCCGGTGTTCAACAAGTTGCACGCCGACCTGGGGGCGGCCATGCTGGGCATCAATGCCGTCAAGGGCTTTGAATATGGCATGGGTTTCGAGGGCGTACAGTACCGGGGCTCGCAGATGAACGATGCGTTTGTCGTGCGCGACGGCCGCGTGTCGACCGCGACCAACCATTCGGGCGGCATTCAGGGCGGTATTTCCAACGGACAGGATATTTACTTCCGCGTGGCCTTCAAGCCCGTGGCTACGTTGCTGCGCGACGTCGAGACCATCGACCGCGACGGCAATAGCGTCGTGGTCAAGGCGCGTGGCCGCCACGACCCGTGTGTCCTGCCCCGTGCCGTGCCCGTCGTCGAGGCCATGGCGGCCATGGTGGTGCTCGACCACTATCTGATGAACAAGACCAAACACCTTTAA